The following coding sequences lie in one Eremothecium sinecaudum strain ATCC 58844 chromosome IV, complete sequence genomic window:
- the SAS10 gene encoding rRNA-processing protein SAS10 (Syntenic homolog of Ashbya gossypii ADR069C; Syntenic homolog of Saccharomyces cerevisiae YDL153C (SAS10)), with product MARRNKGAVSEENPYSDNEVDAFAAKREKVLLEKAGLTRNDASEDDEFLVDDSETVMSLSGEDSSDEDEEEAEDEAEDEELDGDEAYRKVFGRKLNAGDDQEIAGDAMLDNENAWGASKNEYYGADDLDDDEVAKEIEKEALQQQRKHLEDLNMDDYLEDEVEQEWIKTAKEFDVEEFQQSTNQGGSSISVKDVLNMDSEAKENFLKTSFSEFLPLCKEFEKQSAELELLKAEKPGDVKDIKVMALSSYLGTISAYFAIFLHELKHNDDFNTMKGHPVMEKLLTNKEIWRQAKELEDSMEVLEDEQQESEVEAEEQFSEIDGDTLSDENEDVKMEEDQSSAKEDSPESDIEEVFDIDVTKSRISKSRDSVLDDDADDFMETEIADVDAQEKKARKKTLRFYTSKIDQQANKKGDKFKGDDDIPYKERLFERQQRLTEEARKRSLHDPNGEDIEDTNYNSEDERVSKAVNEASENDYYEQIKQSKAEKKKSRMQAHQDALRAAREGKLAELSEVADGDGKRAINYQILKNKGLTPKRKKDNRNARVKKRKKFEKAKKKLKSVRAVYSGGQNGAYEGEKTGIKKNLTKSVKFKS from the coding sequence ATGGCAAGGAGAAATAAAGGAGCTGTTTCAGAAGAAAATCCTTACAGTGATAATGAAGTTGATGCTTTTGCAGCTAAGCGTGAGAAAGTATTGCTAGAAAAAGCAGGATTAACAAGAAATGACGCTAGTGAAGATGATGAGTTCCTTGTTGACGATTCAGAAACTGTGATGTCTTTATCTGGTGAAGACTCttctgatgaagatgaggagGAGGCTGAAGATGAGGCCGAAGATGAAGAGCTGGATGGTGATGAGGCATACAGGAAAGTCTTCGGTAGAAAGCTGAATGCTGGTGATGATCAAGAAATTGCAGGTGATGCTATGTTGGATAATGAGAATGCATGGGGTGCTAGTAAGAATGAATACTATGGTGCTGATGACTTGGATGACGACGAAGTAGCTAAGGAAATTGAGAAGGAAGCCTTGCAGCAGCAAAGGAAGCATTTGGAAGATCTTAATATGGACGATTATCTGGAAGATGAGGTTGAACAAGAATGGATCAAAACAGCTAAAGAATTTGATGTCGAAGAGTTCCAACAGTCTACTAATCAAGGGGGGTCAAGCATATCGGTTAAGGATGTTTTGAACATGGATTCTGAAGCTAAAGAGAATTTCTTGAAGACTTCGTTCTCAGAATTTCTTCCGTTGTGTAAAGAATTTGAAAAGCAATCCGCCGAATTGGAGCTACTGAAGGCTGAAAAACCTGGTGATGTTAAAGATATTAAGGTCATGGCTCTTTCTTCCTACTTAGGGACGATTTCTGCCTACTTTGCCATTTTCTTGCACGAGTTGAAGCATAATGACGACTTCAATACGATGAAGGGTCACCCTGTCATGGAAAAGCTTTTGACAAATAAAGAGATTTGGAGGCAAGCAAAGGAACTCGAAGACAGCATGGAAGTGCTTGAGGATGAGCAGCAAGAATCGGAAGTAGAAGCTGAGGAACAGTTTAGCGAAATTGACGGCGATACTCTTTCTGATGAAAACGAGGACGTTAAAATGGAAGAAGACCAGTCATCTGCGAAGGAAGATAGTCCAGAAAGTGATATTGAGGAGGTATTTGACATCGATGTAACGAAATCTCGTATTTCGAAATCAAGAGACAGCGTTTTAGACGACGATGCCGATGACTTTATGGAAACAGAGATAGCAGATGTGGATGCACAGGAGAAGAAAGCAAGAAAGAAAACATTGCGTTTCTATACCTCTAAGATTGACCAGCAAGCAAATAAGAAGGGTGACAAATTCAAGGGAGATGACGATATACCATATAAGGAAAGACTGTTTGAACGACAACAAAGACTAACAGAAGAAGCACGTAAACGTAGTCTGCATGATCCTAATGGTGAAGATATAGAAGATACCAACTACAACTCTGAAGATGAAAGGGTTTCTAAGGCAGTTAACGAAGCCAGTGAAAATGACTACTATGAACAGATTAAACAAAGTAAGGctgagaagaagaaatcTCGTATGCAAGCTCATCAAGATGCATTGAGGGCTGCCAGGGAAGGTAAGCTGGCCGAATTGTCTGAAGTTGCTGATGGTGATGGAAAGCGTGCTATTAACTACCAAATATTAAAGAACAAGGGTCTGACACCAAAGAGAAAGAAGGACAACAGAAACGCAAGAGtaaagaagagaaagaagtTCGAAAAGGccaagaagaagttgaagtCTGTACGCGCAGTTTACAGTGGTGGCCAAAATGGTGCATACGAAGGTGAAAAGACTGGTATAAAGAAGAACTTGACGAAGTCTGTGAAGTTCAAAAGCTAA
- the RPC53 gene encoding DNA-directed RNA polymerase III subunit C53 (Syntenic homolog of Ashbya gossypii ADR070W; Syntenic homolog of Saccharomyces cerevisiae YDL150W (RPC53)) has protein sequence MSNRLNSLGGGSAKPGLKFKPKAVVRKTKEEREASVPKLNVQEKPSHERKKYTKKPNNNQQRRIPRYLENTKVITSGPLAAGNFSNGGDSSRGFVKMEGSQSKFLQQGLLAAAEGDNNALSDGEDSKENSNRINMGREYTVEDFMKIDDDIDVLEDLNMDAEQENAKRFADFLPLRAVRVKHEEIEVLDTAVKEALSDIPTRNDTPETDLLKEENTADTLNKVLQNREEELHQKLGKLNVGQYSSPEMIAENLKLVADHKHILTKLHSINNLPGKFMFFQLPASLPEFENKKPTVDPPVADAAEIIPAEDEEEKQQSNIKKEKEDVKLEKKEEPPVEKPLSGRIGTIRRHKSGKLSMQLGNAVMDITRGSEFTFLQDVVALDVEGKELELLGQVNGRAVVIPRF, from the coding sequence ATGTCAAACCGTCTAAACTCATTGGGTGGCGGTAGTGCTAAACCTGGTTTGAAGTTTAAACCGAAAGCCGTGGTTAGAAAGACTAAAGAAGAAAGGGAAGCATCAGTTCCAAAGTTAAATGTCCAAGAAAAGCCCTCTCATGAAAGAAAGAAGTATACCAAGAAGCCAAATAATAATCAGCAGCGGAGAATACCTCGGTACTTAGAAAATACAAAAGTCATTACATCTGGTCCTCTGGCTGCAGGAAACTTCTCCAATGGGGGAGATTCAAGTAGGGGGTTTGTTAAAATGGAGGGATCACAGTCGAAATTTTTGCAGCAGGGTTTGCTCGCTGCCGCCGAGGGGGATAATAATGCTCTTTCTGATGGCGAGGACTCTAAGGAAAATAGTAATCGTATTAATATGGGCCGTGAGTACACGGTGGAGGATTTCATGAAGATAGACGACGATATCGATGTGCTGGAGGATCTGAATATGGATGCTGAACAGGAAAATGCAAAGAGATTTGCGGACTTCCTGCCTTTGAGGGCGGTGCGTGTGAAGCATGAAGAGATCGAAGTTCTTGATACCGCGGTAAAAGAGGCTCTTTCTGATATACCTACGAGGAATGACACTCCAGAAACCGATCTTTTGAAAGAGGAAAACACTGCAGATACTTTAAATAAGGTGCTACAGAACAGGGAAGAGGAATTGCATCAGAAGTTGGGTAAGCTAAACGTTGGGCAGTACTCCTCACCAGAAATGATTGCTGAAAACTTGAAGCTGGTCGCCGACCACAAGCATATTCTCACCAAGCTACATTCAATAAACAATTTGCCAGGAAAGTTTATGTTTTTTCAACTACCAGCTAGTTTACCTGAGTTTGAGAACAAGAAGCCTACAGTGGATCCCCCTGTAGCAGACGCTGCAGAAATAATACCTGCTGAGGATGAGGAGGAGAAGCAACAAAGTAATATCAAGAAAGAAAAAGAGGACGTCAAGTTGgaaaagaaagaagagCCTCCAGTTGAGAAGCCTTTATCAGGTCGTATTGGCACTATTAGGAGACACAAGTCTGGAAAGCTATCGATGCAACTTGGAAACGCTGTAATGGATATAACCAGAGGCTCTGAGTTTACCTTCTTACAGGACGTCGTTGCTTTAGACGTTGAAGGGAAAGAACTCGAGCTTCTAGGACAGGTAAATGGCAGAGCAGTCGTTATTCCTAGGTTCTGA
- the ATG9 gene encoding autophagy protein ATG9 (Syntenic homolog of Ashbya gossypii ADR071W; Syntenic homolog of Saccharomyces cerevisiae YDL149W (ATG9)): protein METSEDNIHNHSRKNTFLSRVFGVHSSDVGDSLETAEMSHFPIQIDRTSINPVAIPRVLESDQGSSSDEEEDEPVEESVGSVADNIRRFDGVHNTYEGGSEADEEFGDEDLEPAGSYMITKLGQGSSSDEEGSLRESITGDDIPLFAGRIDRMGNIGGSFDRKKDGSAALKRILKDKSSILLGTQRSIEEESFIFKKDTARNEDGYGRPPLRTHNMPSKGGNLRNSSPNRFNPLSPRERALWKWANVENLDLFLQDVYEYFLGNGFLCIMIEKVLNLLTLLFIVFISTYMSHCIDYGKIPTSHKFSEVKIDRCYSTQVTGATKLLLWIFGGFVILKVVQLYFDIKRLRDIRNFYLYLLNISDKELETISWQSIIQQIMLLKDQNAVTANVVEVKAKNRIDAHVVANRIMRKENYLISLYNKDILELSLNFPMYRTNILTKTLEWNIHLCIMGFAFNEAGFLKQSFLNVKQREHLSEELKKRFILSGFLNIILSPFLVGYFILLYFFRYFNEYRTSPGSLGTRQYTPIAEWRFREYNELYHVFKKRIGLSHEVANRYINQFPNTTGDYLFKFVKFVSGSFVAILGVMTVLDPENFLNFELTHDKSVLFYMTVFGSLWAAANGALSSPYNVFDPEESLKELISYTHYAPKEWEGKYHTDTVKKEFCELYNLRIILLMRELASLIMTPFILWFSLPKSADAIVDFFREVTVYSDGLGYVCKYAMFDVKQNIGNQLRRNSSPHVNGKPTAHAEESSDEESDKGVNKMMQSYMYFVDDYQNTDNAVGKFQIPKSSHGMADSKQMATTSNHNYSWKKQFQLGGKPEEFNIKSFNPTTITSSVPSKPRMELRARLDQGANMQNNQSITEEGEESFINYIPPIDYDRMERGESRGNGILGLLNQYYKKSDVGR, encoded by the coding sequence ATGGAGACCAGTGAGGATAATATTCATAACCATAGCAGGAAAAATACATTTCTTTCTCGTGTTTTCGGAGTTCACTCATCGGATGTTGGTGATTCATTAGAGACTGCGGAGATGAGCCACTTTCCAATCCAGATTGATAGAACGTCTATTAACCCAGTTGCTATCCCTCGCGTTTTAGAGTCAGATCAGGGGAGCTCTAGTGATGAGGAGGAAGATGAACCAGTGGAGGAGAGTGTTGGCTCCGTTGCAGATAATATTCGAAGATTTGACGGGGTTCATAATACATATGAGGGTGGGTCAGAAGCAGATGAAGAATTTGGAGATGAAGATTTAGAACCTGCAGGTTCATATATGATCACTAAGTTAGGCCAAGGCTCTAGCAGCGATGAAGAAGGCAGTCTGCGGGAATCTATTACGGGGGATGATATCCCATTATTTGCGGGACGAATTGATAGAATGGGGAACATTGGCGGTTCATTTGACAGAAAGAAGGATGGAAGTGCTGCACTGAAAAGGATATTGAAGGATAAAAGTAGCATCTTACTTGGTACACAGAGGTCAATCGAAGAGGAGAGCTTTATTTTCAAGAAGGACACTGCTCGCAATGAGGATGGGTACGGAAGGCCGCCCTTGCGTACGCACAATATGCCATCTAAGGGAGGGAATCTTCGAAACTCCTCGCCGAATAGGTTTAACCCTTTAAGTCCGAGAGAGCGCGCATTATGGAAATGGGCAAATGTGGAGAATTTAGATTTATTTCTCCAAGATGTTTATGAATATTTCCTTGGGAATGGGTTCCTATGCATTATGATAGAAAAGGTTTTGAATTTACTTACCCTACTGTTTATTGTTTTCATTTCTACATACATGTCCCACTGTATTGATTATGGCAAAATTCCTACCAGCCATAAGTTTAGTGAAGTAAAAATAGATCGTTGCTACAGCACACAAGTCACCGGTGCAACAAAACTGCTGCTTTGGATATTTGGGGGATTTGTCATTCTAAAGGTAGTTCAACTTTACTTTGATATTAAACGTTTACGAGATATTCGCAACTTTTATCTTTATTTGCTTAATATATCTGATAAAGAATTGGAAACCATATCATGGCAGAGTATTATTCAACAGATAATGCTGCTTAAGGATCAAAATGCAGTGACGGCCAATGTTGTCGAAGTGAAAGCAAAGAATAGGATAGATGCACATGTAGTAGCAAACAGAATTATGCGCAAGGAGAATTATTTGATCTCGCTTTATAACAAGGACATCTTGGAACTTTCATTAAATTTTCCAATGTATCGGACAAACATATTAACGAAAACTCTCGAATGGAATATTCATTTGTGTATTATGGGGTTTGCTTTCAATGAGGCTGGTTTCCTAAAACAGAGCTTTTTGAATGTTAAGCAGCGGGAACATTTAAGTGAGGAGCTGAAAAAAAGGTTTATACTTTCAGGATTTCTTAACATTATTTTGTCGCCTTTTCTGGTTGGGTACTTCATCCTGTTGTACTTTTTCAGGTATTTCAATGAATATAGGACGTCTCCAGGGTCTTTAGGTACTAGGCAATATACCCCAATAGCAGAATGGAGATTTCGAGAGTACAACGAATTGTACCATGtgtttaaaaaaagaaTTGGATTGAGTCACGAGGTTGCAAATAGGTACATTAACCAATTTCCCAATACAACCGGAGATTACCTCTTCAAATTTGTGAAGTTTGTTTCAGGGTCATTCGTTGCAATATTAGGTGTTATGACTGTATTAGATCCCGAAAACTTTTTGAATTTCGAACTCACACATGACAAGTCTGTTTTATTTTACATGACTGTCTTTGGATCCCTGTGGGCTGCTGCAAATGGTGCTCTAAGCAGTCCGTATAATGTATTTGATCCAGAAGAATCTTTAAAAGAACTAATATCTTACACGCATTATGCTCCCAAAGAATGGGAAGGAAAATACCACACGGACACCGTTAAGAAGGAATTCTGCGAATTATACAACTTGCGTATCATTCTGCTTATGAGGGAACTTGCTAGCTTGATTATGACACCTTTTATATTGTGGTTTTCTTTACCCAAATCTGCAGATGCAATAGTGGACTTTTTCCGTGAAGTCACAGTATACAGCGATGGCCTTGGATACGTTTGCAAGTATGCAATGTTTGACGTTAAGCAAAATATTGGTAACCAGCTTCGCAGGAATTCCTCCCCACATGTCAATGGGAAGCCTACAGCACATGCTGAAGAATCTAGTGATGAGGAATCCGATAAAGGGGTCAACAAAATGATGCAGTCGTATATGTATTTTGTTGATGACTATCAGAATACTGATAATGCTGTGGGAAAATTTCAAATACCAAAAAGTAGTCATGGGATGGCCGATTCTAAGCAAATGGCGACAACCTCTAATCATAATTATTCATGGAAAAAGCAGTTTCAATTAGGTGGCAAACCAGAAGAGTTCAATATTAAGTCCTTCAATCCTACTACTATTACATCATCTGTACCAAGCAAGCCAAGAATGGAATTACGGGCTAGGTTAGATCAAGGTGCAAATATGCAGAACAACCAGAGTATTACAGAAGAAGGTGAAGAGTCTTTCATTAACTATATCCCACCTATTGATTACGATCGAATGGAACGGGGAGAGAGTAGAGGCAACGGTATCCTGGGTTTATTAAATCAGTACTACAAAAAGTCTGATGTGGGAAGGTAG
- the NOP14 gene encoding snoRNA-binding rRNA-processing protein NOP14 (Syntenic homolog of Ashbya gossypii ADR072C; Syntenic homolog of Saccharomyces cerevisiae YDL148C (NOP14)), with protein sequence MAGSQLKNLKAALKAHGLTGQTETKKARNGKKRAAKEYDREQRKEAIDKIREQFNPFDLKVNRAKRQAVDAGSSKVAVGKPGISKQVGEEQRKKLYEVKKSKKNREGGVLDKRFGERNKNLTPEEIMLERFTKERQANSRKEKKRLFNLDDEEDDGDGDGFGALTHMGKTIGDDFEDGDLGIEDEHGRMGALGDDNEPPRKKTKAEVMKEIIAKSKFYKHERQKVREKLEEQIDDLDNDFDDIMSELRSTQPKTVKPLVSTEEDILYEKKFRELGLEKRAAPASRTKTDEEVRKEREERMEKLEKDRLNRMNGILETEDNDGGVEDLGDDFWAGSDSENELNEDIADSDDNVNFNDDNSEQVNNVSHKVPSTVQLPCPATHEELLEVLEKYPATEHAAVVKKIINSYQPRLAEGNKEKLGVLSGILLQHILYLTDEYYVQDVEGIEEIQNALISILKTMSEKYNKAISETCREIIGEIQARLKKSLFLDLLPSDLVFFSLVGLIFSTSDHYHLVVTPCSILIGELLEQVKFNSHQTFIYGAILAKIALKYQRISKRYIPELVYFLKKALVTLLPSEKMTAALISSVKMDSEELSLSAELDFSNVAPTLSIRYFALEECDQDIQKVIFLNLLTTLDQTISLLWKEHSCFPEISLPFQELIKITATAYPSLGLANDISGKLQRMLNLNEHYPLTLQNHKPAAIPSYTPKFEENFNPEKKSYDPDRTRNEYNKMKAQIKKERKFTMKELRKDTKFEARQKIEEQKKSAEAYHAKMAHIFNQISTEEGAEKNKYEREKKLRNSKRQ encoded by the coding sequence ATGGCTGGTTCCCAACTAAAGAACTTAAAGGCGGCCCTGAAAGCCCATGGTTTGACAGGGCAGACTGAGACAAAGAAAGCTCGGAATGGTAAGAAGAGAGCAGCAAAGGAGTATGATCGAGAGCAACGGAAAGAAGCAATTGATAAGATTAGAGAACAGTTTAATCCATTTGATTTGAAGGTCAACCGGGCAAAAAGGCAGGCAGTTGATGCTGGTAGTAGTAAAGTAGCAGTGGGTAAACCAGGTATCTCGAAACAAGTAGGTGAAGAACAGAGAAAGAAGCTTTATGAGGTGAAGAAGTCAAAGAAAAACCGCGAAGGTGGAGTCTTAGACAAGAGATTTGGTGAGAGGAATAAGAATCTGACTCCTGAGGAGATCATGCTTGAGCGTTTTACGAAGGAAAGACAAGCTAATTCACGCAAGGAGAAGAAACGTTTGTTTAACCTtgacgatgaagaagacgaTGGTGATGGTGACGGTTTTGGAGCTCTTACCCATATGGGAAAAACTATAGGAGatgattttgaagatgGTGATCTAGGTATTGAAGATGAACATGGGAGGATGGGAGCCTTAGGAGATGACAATGAGCCTCCTAGGAAGAAGACCAAGGCAGAAGTCATGAAGGAGATTATTGCAAAGTCCAAGTTCTACAAGCATGAAAGGCAAAAGGTCCGTGAAAAGCTGGAGGAACAAATAGATGATCTGGATAATGATTTTGATGATATCATGTCTGAACTTAGATCAACGCAACCAAAGACAGTAAAACCTTTGGTTAGCacagaagaagatatttTATATGAGAAAAAGTTCCGTGAACTTGGTCTTGAGAAAAGAGCTGCACCTGCATCTAGGACAAAGACCGACGAAGAAGTCAGGAAGGAAAGAGAGGAGCGGATGGAAAAGTTAGAAAAGGATAGGCTCAACCGTATGAACGGTATTCTGGAAACTGAAGACAACGATGGTGGTGTTGAAGACCTAGGAGATGATTTTTGGGCTGGAAGTGACTCCGAGAATGAGCTTAATGAAGATATTGCCGATTCTGATGATAATGTAAATTTCAACGATGATAATTCAGAACAAGTCAACAATGTTTCGCATAAAGTACCCTCCACTGTACAGTTACCATGTCCAGCAACGCATGAAGAGCTATTAGAAGTTTTGGAAAAATACCCTGCCACAGAACACGCAGCAGTCGTCAAGAAGATTATCAACAGCTATCAGCCTAGGTTAGCGGAAGGTAATAAAGAAAAGTTAGGAGTGCTAAGCGGTATCCTTCTGCAACATATCCTTTACCTAACGGACGAATACTATGTACAGGATGTTGAGGGGATTGAAGAAATACAAAACGCATTGATCTCCATACTGAAGACTATGTCTGAAAAGTATAACAAAGCCATCTCTGAGACCTGCAGAGAAATTATTGGAGAAATACAAGCAAGACTTAAGAAGAGTCTATTCCTTGATCTGCTGCCTTCTGACCTTGTCTTTTTTTCATTAGTTGGACTAATATTCTCTACGTCTGATCATTATCATTTAGTGGTTACCCCATGCAGTATTTTAATTGGAGAATTGCTGGAACAAGTTAAGTTCAATAGTCATCAAACATTTATCTACGGTGCTATTCTTGCGAAGATTGCTTTGAAATACCAAAGGATATCAAAACGTTATATTCCAGAATTGGTCTACTTTTTGAAGAAAGCATTGGTAACCTTACTACCAAGTGAAAAAATGACTGCTGCCCTCATTTCTAGTGTCAAAATGGATTCTGAAGAACTTTCACTTTCAGCTGAATTGGATTTTTCGAACGTTGCTCCAACTTTGAGCATAAGATACTTCGCTTTGGAGGAGTGTGATCAGGATATCCAGAAAGTTATCTTCCTTAATCTACTGACTACATTGGATCAGACTATATCTTTGCTATGGAAAGAGCATTCTTGCTTCCCTGAGATTAGTTTACCATTCCAGGAACTGATTAAAATCACCGCAACAGCTTATCCATCTTTGGGACTCGCAAATGACATTTCTGGAAAACTTCAACGGATGTTAAATTTGAACGAGCATTATCCGTTAACACTTCAAAACCATAAGCCAGCTGCTATTCCTAGTTACACTCCTAAGTTTGAAGAGAACTTCAACCCTGAAAAGAAATCTTACGATCCTGATAGAACAAGAAATGAGTACAACAAGATGAAGGCCCAAATAAAGAAGGAACGTAAGTTCACCATGAAAGAACTTCGTAAGGACACTAAATTCGAGGCTAGACAAAAGATTGAAGAGCAAAAGAAATCAGCCGAAGCTTATCATGCTAAGATGGCTCATATCTTTAACCAAATCAGTACTGAAGAAGGTGCTGAAAAGAATAAGTATGAACGTGAAAAGAAACTACGTAATAGCAAACGCCAGTAG
- the RPN5 gene encoding proteasome regulatory particle lid subunit RPN5 (Syntenic homolog of Ashbya gossypii ADR073W; Syntenic homolog of Saccharomyces cerevisiae YDL147W (RPN5)) has translation MSRDAPLKADKSYAEILEKQLPQIDILARNDYSKALDQLLTLEKQTRQSSDLESSKKVLVKIVDVLVAHDKWELLNEQLVLLFKKHGQLKLSVQTMVQRIMEKLKDLKDINKKIEAIEAIRTVTENKIFVEVERARVTRELAHIKRSQGKSDEATDILCELQVETYGSMDMSEKIEFIIEQMELSIEKGDYSQATVLSRKIFKKTFKNDKFEQLKLKYYELLIRISLHKSEYLEIAQYYQEIYNTSSIKKSPELWKPVLSHVVYFLILAPYDNLQSDLIYKLQQDNNLKKLELQESLVQLFTTPELMRWPMVKQTYAPILSKDDVAFGDNKNHWEDLRKRVIEHNLRTISTYYTRIKLPRLNELLDLDEAETETFISNLVNQGIIYAKINRPEKIVNFGKPKNSSELLNEWSNNVDQLLEHIETIGHLITKDEIMHGLKAK, from the coding sequence ATGTCTAGAGACGCACCACTTAAGGCAGATAAGAGTTATGCCGAAATTTTAGAAAAGCAGCTACCTCAGATTGATATTTTAGCGAGAAATGATTATAGTAAGGCCCTAGATCAGTTGTTAACTTTGGAGAAACAAACAAGACAATCATCTGATCTTGAATCCTCTAAAAAGGTTTTGGTAAAGATTGTAGATGTTTTGGTTGCACATGATAAATGGGAGCTGTTGAATGAGCAATTGGTTCTATTGTTTAAGAAGCACGGACAGTTAAAGCTATCTGTGCAAACAATGGTCCAAAGGATTATGGAGAAGCTGAAAGATCTTAAGGACATAAACAAGAAGATTGAGGCAATTGAGGCCATTAGAACCGTTACGGAAAACAAGATCTTTGTTGAAGTCGAACGGGCCCGTGTGACCAGAGAGCTAGCTCACATCAAGAGATCGCAGGGCAAATCGGACGAGGCAACTGATATACTATGTGAATTACAAGTGGAGACCTACGGCTCGATGGATATGTCAGAAAAGATTGAGTTTATAATTGAACAGATGGAATTGAGCATTGAGAAGGGTGACTACTCCCAGGCTACAGTTTTATCCAGGAAAATCTTCAAAAAGACTTTTAAGAACGACAAGTTTGAGCAATTGAAGCTGAAGTACTACGAGTTGTTGATCAGGATCAGTCTTCATAAATCCGAATACTTAGAGATTGCTCAATACTACCAAGAAATCTATAACACCTCCTCAATCAAGAAATCACCCGAGCTTTGGAAACCTGTGCTCTCACACGTAGTATACTTCCTGATTTTGGCGCCATACGACAATTTGCAAAGTGACCTcatctacaaattacaGCAGGATAACAATCTAAAGAAACTGGAACTGCAGGAATCACTTGTGCAATTGTTCACTACTCCAGAGTTGATGAGATGGCCCATGGTCAAGCAGACATACGCTCCTATATTAAGCAAGGACGATGTCGCGTTCGGTGATAATAAAAACCACTGGGAAGACTTGCGCAAACGAGTAATTGAGCATAACTTGAGGACAATCTCCACATACTATACTAGGATTAAGTTGCCAAGACTAAATGAGCTGTTGGATTTGGACGAAGCCGAAACAGAAACCTTCATTAGTAACTTAGTCAACCAGGGAATTATCTACGCTAAAATCAATAGACCCGAGAAAATCGTCAACTTTGGCAAGCCTAAAAACTCCAGTGAGCTGCTGAACGAGTGGTCCAACAATGTAGACCAATTATTGGAACACATCGAAACTATTGGCCACCTAATCACCAAGGATGAGATTATGCATGGATTGAAGGCTAAATAA
- the ATG38 gene encoding Atg38p (Syntenic homolog of Ashbya gossypii ADR074C; Syntenic homolog of Saccharomyces cerevisiae YLR211C) has translation MVDLINVYAHIEAGEQYSRDSNYLGTVKEYNKALEKILQLEDSVEVNEGLKDAIGLLKQDLLVKIKELQHLQQKRPNNAANSATVTAVMNSGTVRVQGSVNEGGNSISISDPFLASIVNKLHMNILQSLSQLSGIQVDKTELEQLLMYQIKNLEKEIALFEQRKFREYDSKMEQLIKENKRLSNQVLRLKDRWDSLVESARQKRNQQDDNAGH, from the exons ATGGTTGACCTTATAAAT GTATATGCTCATATTGAAGCAGGTGAGCAGTATTCTAGAGATTCCAACTATCTCGGGACTGTTAAGGAGTATAATAAGGCATTAGAGAAAATCCTACAGCTTGAGGATAGTGTTGAAGTGAATGAGGGTTTAAAGGACGCGATTGGACTATTAAAACAAGACTTGTTGGTAAAGATTAAAGAACTGCAGCATTTACAGCAAAAGAGGCCTAATAATGCTGCAAATAGCGCTACAGTGACAGCTGTGATGAATAGTGGTACTGTTCGTGTACAGGGGTCGGTTAATGAGGGTGGAAATTCTATCAGTATATCTGATCCTTTTCTTGCGTCTATTGTAAATAAATTGCATATGAACATACTACAGTCCCTCTCGCAGCTATCTGGGATTCAGGTGGACAAAACAGAACTTGAACAGTTACTGATGTACCAGATTAAGAACCTCGAGAAGGAGATTGCGCTGTTTGAGCAGCGAAAGTTCCGAGAATACGACTCTAAGATGGAACAATTGATCAAAGAGAATAAAAGGCTTTCTAACCAAGTCCTGAGGTTAAAGGATAGGTGGGACAGTCTTGTGGAGAGTGCAAGGCAGAAGAGGAATCAACAAGACGATAATGCAGGTCATTGA